The genomic DNA TCCGAGGCGGTGTTCACGACGGCCTCGTCGCTGGGGCCGTCTGCCTCGTCGGTCGAGGAATCGGCCATCGCGTCAGTCGCCGCCGGCGCCCGGGCCGCCCGGTCCCATCGGGCCGCCACCGCCGCCGGGGCCGCCGGCGCCGCCCTGGAGCAGCTGCTGGAGCTCCTCCTGGAGGTCCTCGAACTGCTCGCGGACCCGCTCCTCCTGCTTCTCGAGGGTCTCGACACGGATCTCCAGCGAGTCGACCTTCTCCTCCAGCTCGTCGTAGGCCTCGTCGTACTCGCTCTTCACGAGCAGCTCGCCGACCTCGCGGTAGATCTCGGTGTCGTCGTCGACGTCGTCGAGCGCGTCGAGCGCGTTCTCGGACTCCCGGAGGGAGGTCTCGGCCTGCTGCTTCTGGGCTGCGACCTGCTGTGCGGTCTCCTGGAGGTCCTGTAGCTCCTCGAGCTTCTCCTGGGCCTCCGGCGGAAGGTTACCCTGCATACCTGTCGGCTCGGGTTCGCCCGTGAAAAACCCCCGCTTCTCGGGCTCACGAAGAGCCCGA from Haloglomus litoreum includes the following:
- a CDS encoding prefoldin subunit beta; protein product: MQGNLPPEAQEKLEELQDLQETAQQVAAQKQQAETSLRESENALDALDDVDDDTEIYREVGELLVKSEYDEAYDELEEKVDSLEIRVETLEKQEERVREQFEDLQEELQQLLQGGAGGPGGGGGPMGPGGPGAGGD